The genomic DNA AGCGGCCGCAGCGCCTTCACGGTGGGCGTGCTGTCCGAGGGACGGCGCCACGGGGCCCTGGCGGTCGCCATGGCCAGCGTGGAGGACTCACCGCTCCTGGAGGCCGCGGACCACGCGGTGCTCCTGCGCACGGGCGCCGAGGTCATCGCGGGCTCCACCCGGTTGAGCGCGGGCACGGCCCAGAAGGTGGCGCTCAACCTGTTCTCCACGGCCCTCATGACGCGTCTGGGCTTCGTCTTCGACAACCTCATGTTCCATGTGCGGCCGGAGAACGCGAAGCTGCGTCAGCGCTGCATCTCCATCATCGCTCACATCGCCCAGGTCGGGGAGCAGGCCGCCACCGAGGCCCTCGCCCTTCATGGAGATATTCCACGCGCCGTCCTGGGATTGGGAGGTTGCTCTCCCGCCGAGGCGGACGCCATCCTCGCCCGTTCGGGGGGCAATCTGCGCACCGCGCTCCAAGAGCGCGCTTCCCAGGGGAAGGCCGTTTCATGTCCACGTTGAGTCTCGTCTCTCACATGGAGCCGGGAACCATGTCCACGCTCAATCTCGTCGCGCCCCTCGCGGGCTGGGCCACGCGCCTCGAGGAGGTGCCCGATCCCGCCTTCGCCCAGAAGATGGTCGGGGATGGCATCGCGGTGGATCCCACTTCGTCCGAGCTCCGGGCTCCCTGCGACGGCGTGGTGGTGTCGGTGCATGCCTCGCGTCATGCGTGCACGCTGAGGGCCCGGACGGGCGCGGAGATCCTCCTGCACATCGGCATCGACACCGTGAACCTGCGAGGCGAGGGCTTCACGGTCCGCGTGAGCGAGGGGCAGCAGGTGAAGGCCGGAGAGCCGCTGATCTCCTTCGACATGGATTTGCTGGCCCGCCGGGCGCGCAGCCTGCTGACCGCGATGGTGGTGGTCAACGCGGAGGGCTACACGGTCACGGGCAGGCATCAGGATCGCCCGGTGTCGGTCGGTGACGCGCTGCTGGTGGTCGAGGGGGGCGCCGCCTCCGCCGAGGAGTCGTCCGAGGGTGACACGGCCGAGCGCGCCGTGCGGTTGCTCATCCCCAACGGTCTCCATGCCCGTCCCGCCGCGGTGTT from Melittangium boletus DSM 14713 includes the following:
- a CDS encoding N-acetylmuramic acid 6-phosphate etherase, with the translated sequence MSRETEGAAQRFRGLDTWSTADILETLWASQSRGVAACLPALPELERVVGAAHERLAQGTGRLIYTGAGSSGVLAALDALELQATFGWSSSRLAILLAGGLDLAQGINGGAEDDGAAGRERVTALRPGPSDVVLGVSASGRSAFTVGVLSEGRRHGALAVAMASVEDSPLLEAADHAVLLRTGAEVIAGSTRLSAGTAQKVALNLFSTALMTRLGFVFDNLMFHVRPENAKLRQRCISIIAHIAQVGEQAATEALALHGDIPRAVLGLGGCSPAEADAILARSGGNLRTALQERASQGKAVSCPR